The Pelmatolapia mariae isolate MD_Pm_ZW linkage group LG2, Pm_UMD_F_2, whole genome shotgun sequence sequence ATTATTACTGACTAGTCTTCCTTCTTTACCATTTTCTTTTATGCACCTCATTCAGGTCTTCTCCCCCGATCTACTCTTATCATGGACACCACAAAAATGACTATCTCCTTCTCTGAGGCACTCTGTCACCTGATTGTCTTGATGCTAAGTCTGGGCCAAGGAATTCATTCAATGCCTGTCCCTACTGACATCCCCATGTGCACAGCTTCAGAAACTGCCCAGTATAGTCTAACATTTACTGGCAAGTGGACCCAGGCAGCTTTTCCTAAGCAGTATCCTCGCTACCGTCCTCCTGCACAGTGGTCAAATCTTATTGGTAAGTGCACCTAACCTAAGGCAAGTTATTGGTCACATTATTTTCAGGTCAATGTGGCAAGATCTATTGGGTGGTTGAAAAACAGAAAGCTACTACATAAAATGTCTTTTGAATAAATCAGAAGAGGAATGCACCAACTGTTTACTATAGAGTTATTAAAAAACAGTCCTATTTTTTATTCGTATCACATTTTACCCACTAGTAGGATGTTATACATCTGCTCAATTCAGTTCAGAAACACTAGAAAACAGTCACAGAACTCCATTAATTTCCCTTTGCCGAGATGTACTGTATATGATCTCACTATTCAGACTAACACCTGCTGAAACAACAATTTTTCATCCTTTCTTTTCCATTAGGGGTGACCCACAGCTCTGACTACCACATGTGGCAACGTAATGAGTTTGCCAGCAATGGAGTGAGGGAGTTCACGGAGAAAGGTGAGGCTTGGACGCTTGTGAAGGAAGTTGAGACGGCCGGTGAACGCATCCAGAGCGTTTATGGGATCCTCTCCGCTCCCGCTGTCGTGGGCGGCACAGGCCAGATGAACACTGAGTTTGAGGTCTTTGCCAGGCACTCCTTTGTAAGTTTCTCAACAGGGCATTAAGTACATGCAAGGCTTGTCACTGACAGGTCAGCATAAATAAGGTGGTGTGAAGAATTCCCAAATAAGCACTTAAAATCATAGCTCTGTTTAGCCCAATAATAAAGCCTTACAGATAGGTACAGGCCAAACAGGTTTAAAATTTGACCATAATATAAATAGACTGTTTTAAAGTGGAAATTATCATTCTAGGAATCAGTACCACAGATTATACAATAACTTCCACTGTAGTTTGCAAAGGTTACAAATATTTCAGTGTCAGTGAAATTTTCAATGTTTCACTGTTATTTAAATTGCATGTAAGTGCAAATAAGACATTTGGTTTAAGCTTGGACATTATTTCTACTGAAGATGTTTTGTTGCTATGTTGCTCCATTGCAACTGTGTCTGTTATTATAACCAGTGGTAATAAAAGCCAAAACCTTAAATATATAATGTGAATATATATATCAAAATTGCAACCATTCTAAAATTTGCATCCAGTGTCTTTGTAGTCAAGTAATAACCTGCCACACTACTGATAATTGTTCATAACATGAAGTTATACTGTGAGAAAAACTGCATAATGCCTCTTTAATTAGGCTGATGCAGCAACAAAATGTTCCTATAAAACAAGCTcctgacagttttttttcctgtaagcTACACCAAAAAGCGAGCTTCTGTAACTGTAACAAGTCTAATTAATGTCTCTTCGAATTATGTGAAACTCTGCAGAAGTTTGCAGTTAAACTTCCCACTGATGAGTCTCTGGGTAGCTAATAAAACCTCTGGCACATCTGACGAAAATTTGTTAAGCTTGGAAAAAGCCAATTGGAAACATAAGATGGtcaccaaaataaaagtaaGCCATGCTGGAACAAAAGTGCACTTGTAGAGTGGTGGATCCGGTACAAGACTACGAATCTCTATTATGTCATGCTTAAAAGAGAACATATTAatgcacaataaaataaatcattgtAAAACACAGATATCATATATGATTTAGAAGTATTTAGTGGTCCTTGAAGGAGGTTTGAGAACGAAGATGTTGGAAAGATGTTTGGAAaggattttattatgttttccgcacatatttttctttccttttctattCTCATCTCTGTCTGTGGCTACAATTTAACTCACTTATTATGTTTTACTTTCTCCATTCACAGCTGTCATTTATTGTACGTATCGTCCCAAGCCCGGACTGGTTTGTGGGTGTGGACAGTATAGACCTGTGTGATGGCGACCACTGGAAAGAAAATGTGTCAGTGGATCTTTTTCCATATGATGCAGGAACTGACAGTGGGTTCACCTTCTCGTCTCCCAACTTTGAGACCATCCCACAGGATAAAATCACACAGGTGGGCAGCACAGGTGCATAAATCCATAGTAAACCCAGGTATTTAGAAATCCTGATTGTCAACAGCTAGTAATGAAAACATTAGTGTTTCTATTAGAATCATACAGAGATGCTGTATTGAAGTGATGTACAGCGACACTCTACGGCTGTTGAATTTGACCAAAAATTACAACACTGctttaacaaaataaactacactCATTAGAATATTTATTTCTGCACATTTTAaccagaaaaagcaaaaagaataGAGACATAACTATAAGGCTATATTTAAGGTAAATTTAAACATAATTATAAGTTTTAAAATGCAACCCTCAACCAATAACATGCAAGTCTTATCGATCAGTACACTGCAAGCACAATGGTCCAGGGATAATTTAGGTCTGGTCAATaccagcatcttttttttttcatatttaagaATTTAAGATGGCTTTTGGCATAAGCTACAAATGTTAAGTTAGCTGGTTAGACAGTAATGTAAAAATAgtacaaaaaactgaaaaagactATGAATAAAcagggaaacaaaacataaactttCTGACTTTTCACAATTTGGTCATATTGTTGAATTTATATTATAATGCACTATATGGAAATCATCACCAGGCTGAGTTCAATGAGACACAACAGAAAATCAATTAAAGTGTAACTAGTAAATGAGAGTATTTGGGGTTTAGTAACGTTGATAAAGGTAATTAAGCCACCACCGACACAGCTGTGTGCACTATCTGCCTTCAGGAAGCACCTAAAGACATTTATACTTCCCTAAATCCTCCAGCAAAAATCAAAAGAATATGGCAGCTGTTGCCGTGATACCAGCTTTCTTTTCTATTAAACTgtaatttaaacttttagtATCAATTGTAAGCCCATGCAGCAGCAAAATTAGTCTGAAGAGGCTTGTTACAACACATATCTTGATAGATATTCCTTGTCCATTTTCCTCTCCACAGatcacttcctcttttcctAGTCACCCAGCCAATTCCTTCTTCTACCCCCGCCTAAAGCACCTACCACCCATGGCGAAGGTCACACTGACCAAAATAAAGAAGACCAATCAGATCATCAGCCTGCCCATGGAGCCCACTCAATCCAACCAGCTGCCAACAGGAAATGAGATTGAAGATAAGCTCATAAGTAAGTCTGAACAACAAGTAAATTAagaatttctgtttttatatgaTTCATCTACTTTCTTTGAAGCATGCATGTTGAAGCATGGTACAGAGCACAATAACAAAAGATAGAACTCAAGGATGTGGCAGTTAACATCTCAGTTTGGTCTCAGTTTCGCAATCATTAGAGTCCTATGTTTTGAGAAATTTTTATGGGAAAATTAGGAGGAGTCGTTTAAATGGCATCATGTCCTCCTTTATGTCTTAACACAGATCCATGCGTGAACCATTACTCGCGTAACCCCGGTTCTCTGAAAACTGAGTAATCTACTGAGTGACAATTGAAAGAGAACTTTACACTGATCCCAATCCTCAATGGTTCTCAATCTGACCTGGTTAACACACCAATAGGGATATTTTTATCCCCATATATTTATCTATGTTTTATTCAGCATTCAAGATAGTGTCTTGGCAGCTACAAGTCATTCTGGTGACAAACCCTGAATGCATACATAACTGAATTAGGCAAACATATgagacaaagacagacttcAGAAGAACACTAACTCTATAGTGTCTTTCTTATTCTACTGGTACTATATATGTTATATTTGTTGTTAAAGGCTAAACTAAAAGTATATACAGAACAAAATGAATACAGCATTCTACATGCTTTGTCAAACTCAGATGTAAGGTTTTAACATAAGGCAGGGACTTGCTCATTTTGGAGGAATTTGGGAAACATTACAGGCCACACACAAACTAAATTGTTTCCAAACAAagaccagaaaataccagaaacACATCTGGCATCAAGTATAAGAGCCAAAATATGTGTGATAAAAGATGTCAAAGAGTACTTTATGAAAACTATGTAGAAATTATATACAGTAGATTTTTAGTCATGATGCCAAGTGGGACATAAACACTGGACTTTATTTCATGGGTGAAGCTGGATATGTGGGTTCCGAGACTATTTAAGACTCTTCTGTACAGAAAGGAAGAATAAAAAGACATCTTGGAAAATGTACATTAAGAAACTGTATCAAACTAAAAGTTAGCAATGCAGCAGACAGGTAACTTTGTGTGAATGATGTATGTGATAGGGAGGGCAAAACAGCCTTTTATAAAAGCACAATTCACCACGGAAAGTCTAAATAGATGACTTGACCAGGAAAAGTTTTTTTAAGGGGGAAAAAGTAATAGATAGCATGTTGGCCTGGCAAAAGAGCTGACAGAGCATTAATCAGAAGCAGGGTTGAGGGTAACTGCAAGGGTCTGAGTCAGCATCACAGACTATAAGACCGTTCCCCCGACAACCCATCAACAAACAACAGAGAATGGCCAACAATCTGTTGAGGTTTCCTCCCCCTGTTCCCAATGCTCCATCTTACCCTTGTGTCTGTTTATCCTACCCCTATCATTATCCCTCCATCATATTTGTGTATTCTCCCCAGAGCTTGAacaaaacttttctttaatgaccAGTAAGCACCTGTTCTAGATCTGTGAGACACTGATGGAAAATCAGGTTAAATCATCTTTGCGTTTCTGCAACCTTTTGTCACATTAACCTTCGCTTTGTCATTCTTGAACATAAATTTTAAAGGGAGTTATCAGCCTTTCACTTGATATCCAAATGTCCATCTATGCAGCTTCCATGCAACCTCCcatccttctgcttttctactctttaaCTGACAACTGCGATTCATATCAGCTGCATAGAAGCCCACCAAGAGCTTGACTGAGGTACATCAGCAAGTAGTCTGAAAGCACCAAAAAACATGATGTGATGATAAGACTTTAAAaggattacatttttattaggtTAGCTGAAAAAGCAGAAAGTCAGAGTATGCTTCCTTACCCTCTATTATAGTTGAGGTGTCTCCCAATAAGGGGCTAAATCACGATCTGTTGTAAAGGAGTCATTAAGTAGCAGCACTGTTTACTCtgaggcaaaaataaaaaagtaagcACAATGAGCAAAAACCCACTCTACAAAcgaaagtaaaacaaaatgaaaattaacTCCAGCAGTGCAACCACTGCAAAGAGTCTATAATGAGAAAATGTGGGTTCATAAGGCCTACACACAAAGCCCGGCAACACCCTTTAATAATTTTGTGTTATAAAAAGAAACGATTTTCCTGATTATGACATATTACTCATCTTTAAAATTAAAGTCACGTGCAAAGACTTAAGAGCAACGAATTAGCAGAATGGAAACCTGATTGTTAATATGATTGCTATGCTACCCGCCCTTCTCTGCAGATACCCCTCTGGACTGCGAAGTGTCAGTGTGGTCTCCCTGGGGCTTGTGCAAGGGCAAATGTGGAGAGTCAGGCATTCAGCACCGCACACGCTACATCATAATGCACCCAGCCAACAATGGAGCAGCCTGTCCCCTGCTGGAGGAAGAGCGGAAGTGTTTCCCAGACAACTGTTTATGACTAGGCCAGGAAAGgagggaaaagaaagagaggaaggagaggagaaagaagaaggAGAGGAAAGCCAGAAAAGGGAGGAAAGGACGAAGACGCAACAGCAACAGTAAAAGGTCCGCGATTTAATCACATGAAGTTTAACCATCACAAACCAGCTTCCATCGGTTCTCCCTGGCCAAACTGTGTCTGTGGAAATCACTAATATACATACTGATTATGTGACTGTTCAACTGGGAAAGTGTGCCTTAAAAAAATCCTTAATCTTCCATTCATATTGATAGATCTGACAGCACTAAAGAGGTGTAGTTTGGCAAAATAGCCATTAGACACCAATTCAGTTTTGGCAGATTATCAAAATTGTCTGGGGAGAGATCAATGCTGTTTTgtaattagaaaatgagctgaaAACACATGTTGGCACTGTAATTGGATTTGCTTTGACACTTCTGAAGATCACAAATATTTATTTGCCCAAAGTGGATTATAACTCCCAGTAGCTTTTATTTAGAGGATTTAGAAATAAATCCTGGTATAAGATACAAAATTATACAAATTATATCAAACTAAGAAAAGGTGGAAATACGGTGCTTCAATAGCCCCATTAGCAGAAGTACTATGATCACAAAAGTGACATATACACTTTCCTAAATTCAAAACATAATGTTTAAAGAAACATTGCGCTTGTTTTCCTAAAGAAAATGGATATATTTATTGACAGGATTTTAACCTGTAGTGTACAGCATATGAAATCTGAAATAATTTGTATTCCTTTACGTTACTgagttaaaacagaaaaacttgcTTTGTAAAAtgctaaaacactaaaaatatgtgtattttttttgtaaaggtcaataaaatgtaaatacaacTTACAGTACTGTTTACTCTTTGATTCCTGTTTTCTCAAGAAACAAATGGTGGCGtagtttaattaaaactgtCATGGCCTGTCGATTATCACCTTTAAATATTAGGCATGCATTAAGGTAATATTACTGATGTTGGGTTTGCAGGATCCAATGGAGTGTAGAGGACAAGCTGACCTCAGTTCACACAGTTTTGGACTGAATTCACCCTAATGAAGTGTTGGTCATAAAGTGAACACAAGTGATCTTCAGTGATTAAAGAGTTCATGAAATGTTTAGAACTCAAAGCTTAAAATCTTAAAGCAATAAATTAATTTCACATAAAGGCTATAAAGCATAAATCCTACTgcacaaaaatatatatgtacatagAAAAGTGACCTTTTCTTTCAGGGCACGATGAAGACGACATAATTTTAAGTAAACAATATTAGCGTAAATATGTAAAACAGATATTCCCACCAAGCCAGCACTGAAACTACAGACGGCAGACTGAATAGCAATAAGAACTAAACATCTGGGACATGAGGGATGTCCTTCCGTTCGGAATGACGAGGGAGAGGAAAATTACTGAGCTAAAGATGTGTGTTTTAGCTTTTCTATTGTAGGTTCAGTAAATATGTGTTAGAAGTAAGAGTAACGTAAACATCCAGTTTGGTGCAATGTCATGACAAATATCCCTGCTTTGTTTGTgaaatttcatttttaacagACACAGTATAAAACCTGTGGTTATTTTATTGGTATGATAAAAGTACTGATTTACTATTCAAGCTTCCTGTAAAGCTACCAGAGTGTGGGATGAGAAGGAAATCTGATTCTTTGCTTACTTTAGAAATGACAACTTTTGCAGATGCTAAATATGAGATGGGTTCATTCAGTGTGTGTGGGAGTTTTCTCTGCATGTGACCTCATCTAAGGTAAACATATGGCATTTTGCGCAATGGACTGGATTACATTTCCTACACTGATTACACAATGGGACACTGTCAAACAATCAACTTACTATATTACAATGTGCTAATATTTTGCATATAATTGTCCTTTGGTACTCTAAAGTACAGAAAAAAGCTGGAAAGCACCTTCTTGAATTTTACTGAGGTAAATGTAAAGTACATCCTTGATAAACACACAACATTTTTTATAAGTGACACTACAGATTGTTATATGTGTCCGAAAGTTAATGATGCTTATTCCTACCTCGTGTTAGTGTCAGAATATAAATATAATCTTCAGTGAAACGAAGAAACTGGTAGATATCCTATATCAGGTGCATGCTTGCCATTGCAGCTTTTCTATTGGTTGCCAGGTTAACCAGTTACAAAATTACCAGAATAACTTGTCACACAAAGTAGCACCTGTGAGTTTCTCACACTCTCACATATGGACATCATTAGATGGAAAATACCTCAAACTTGAGCTAGAATTTGCAGATCTACATAAAGGCTCTACTGGAACTGCAGGCAAAGCATTAGGTCACTGTTAAGTGTAATCTAATAGTTTGCTGTTAACATAAAATGGGTTTGCAAGGCACTGGCTTTCTCCTACAGTGTTACCTGATGCTGGCTGCAGCCATGTTTTTTCATCTTGGAGAGCAGGAGGAGAAATGCATCATTGAGGAGATTCCTGAAGACACACTAGTGACCGGTGAGTGTTTTAGATGGGGAAAAGTCCTCCTGAGTATCATTTATGATACCCAATCATAGCAATAAAAGTGGAATCAGTGATTGAGGGTGAATGTAATTATTTGCAAATGTTAAAAACCATGTGATTTTTGAATCACACAGTAGCTTTACATGCACAATATTATGTTTCTAATTTGAGCAAGTGCAAAAACCATAAAAAGCTATTCAAgccttgttttaaatgaaacactTCCAGTGTATCCAGTAGTTAAATGAAtacaataaagaaagaaatataaagAGCATTCCACCAACTGCAAGGTTCATGGAGTTGGAAATCAAAATTAGTGCTTTTTAAGATCTCCTCACGAAAGAACCTCATGAAAAAGCAATGTATTTAAGGATGTATAACCAAGTAATAACACCTGGGTAGACAGCTACCTGAGAGTCGCTAAAACAAACTGTATTTGGTTCTTATTTACCACACGGTAGTTCGGTGATTCTCTCTGCAGTTTTCCATATTTACTGAGCTGGATGTGTGCCAGTGTTTTGCGATACTTTACATTACTTAATATTTCTCAGATCTTTTTTCCTTGATGTTAATCGCAGACTATTTAAGACTTTTTAATGATTACGGTGATTTTTGATAACCACAGAATAAGCAAACTAGAAATTATCAATCTTATCAAAAGCATATGTCACGAATCTTGCAAGCTTGCTATGGGTCTTTGCAGTTACTATGTGTGTAActttgtttgtgtatatgtctgcacttatgtgtgtgtctcttacctttagggttttttcttttggagCCTTGGGATGTGAAGGCGTTATCAAAATTACCTCAACTTGGCCTCACTGTAACAGTAAAAGATTCAAACAGTGAGGTACTGGACTCAAACGATACGGGGTATAAGAAAGCCAGGATGTCTTCACGTgatgttacattaaaaatatgtatctttggaaattaaaaagaaacaaataaacaaaaacaagtgcTTATTACAGCctaataataatagtaactTTCCTACTTTTCAGATTGTGTTGTCCAAGCGCTATGGGAAATTTGGTAAATTCACCTTCACAGCTCACACCTCTGGTCAGCATCTTCTTTGCTTTAAAACAAACTCGACaagtttttctgtctttgcccGTGAACGTCTGGTGAGAAATGTGGACACACAGAACAAATGTTattcaaaacaaagcaaaatacaGAAATGGACTCCACGTTTAAACACTGACTAATAGTTAACATTAACTTCTGTTTATCAATTTTGCTACACAGAAGCTACATTTGGATGTACAAATGGGAGAGTTCACAGTTGGCCACAATACTGACAGGACCAAGGACAGCATGGAGGCCCTGGAGAACAGTCTTAGTCACCTGACGGAGCAGATGATTCACATTACCAGGCAGCAGGAGTTCCAGAgggtaaataaatattttactgcACTGTCTTAACAGTTGTTTAAACCTGAAATACAGTAAGGAGACCAGAGAAAAGGTGCATCCCTGTATATTAGATATAAGCTTCACTTTACGTCAAGAATCTTGAAGTACTTTTTTACACTGCTACCAATGAAGGAGAATATATTCATTGTAAAATGGTAAAATTACATCATATAACAGGTTATCTACTCTattcttctctctttctttttattttgttgcctGTTGTCATtcaggagaaggaggaggtatTTCGTCAGATCAGTGAGAACACCAACAGCAAAGTGTTGTGGTGGGCTGCAGTGCAGACCTCCATTCTGCTGGTGGTTGGTTTCTGGCAGATGAAAAGACTCAAAGACTTCTTCATCGAGAAGAAACTGGTCTGACGAACAACTTTGACCAGCCtcattgtttttacttttatttcacaTACCTGTACCAGTGAAGTTTGAGTGCTCTCGGGCTGTAATGCTTAATAAAAAGGCCAGTTTTCACCAAACAGCTGGTGCGATGCTCTAGAGTATGGTGTTTAAGACTATTGTATATACAGTTGTGGTGAGAAGTACATACATTGTGGTGATCTGGGGTTTTAGTGATTTCTGTGAACTGTGGAATGACTGTACagcacacatttttaatgattaTAATCAAAATTTAGGTGCTCAAGTTTCAAtctattttggattttctttaaTCCATTCAGGGTTACAATTATACATGTTGgatcaaatatatacatatacccCCAATAATATTTGATTAGCAAGACCCTTCTCAAATTGCATCCACCACTTTTTGTAGCCATGAGGGTATAATTTTGGCTGGCTATTTCACCACCcttcttggcagaattggtAGACGTCTTGTAAATCGCTTGCTTTCTTGGCAAAGATTCAGCTTTTAGGCATAGTTCACAAATTTTCAATAACGTTGAGGTCAGCGCTTTGGGAAGGCCATTCCAGAGACCTAATATTAGCCTGCTTTATCAattccaaaaccagttttggtgtgtttgggatcactgtcctgtTCTAACACCCAATTGCATTCAACCATCTATTTGctgatttgaggtgaagttgaagaatttggaggtagGCCTTCTTCTTCATTATTTTACCCACTTTGTGCAATGTACCAGTACCACTGACAGCAAAACAGACCCAGAACATGAGGCTACCACCTCGTGCTTGTTAGCTGGTAGTGTTCTTAGTTCTTAATTTAAGTCAAAATTAAAGTTCATATTAGACTCAGGGCTTCTTTCTTGGCTGGCATTGTCTCAGTGCATGGCGATATAAAACTCGCTTCACTGTTGACAGTGACACTAGTcttccagcagtttccagttcgTGGCAGGCTTGATCCTCATTCCCCCGgttgttcctgaacatcctaACCAATTTTCTTTCATGACAGTTTGTGTCTTCTTTCAGAGTGAAAAAGTGGTGAAACATCCAAATAACATGTGTACAattgtttgaactgatgatcttGGAAACTACAGTTGTTTAGAAATCATTTCCAAAGGTCTTCCCAACTTGCGTAAATCTACAATTCTCATGTTTAAATCTGAGTTCCTTGGACTTTCTCATTGGTCAATCTAATCAGTGGTGTCAATCAAATCTTTTTTATGCTAAGAGAAACTAGCAGTTGTAGTTAATCATGATCACAAAAGTTAACTGGCCTTGGTCTTGTCAAGttaaaatacagcataaaaCATTTAGCttattaaagtacttaaatGAATGTGGACATATATTTGAGCCTGCATGTTTTCTCTTGATGCCGTGGATTACagaaaatcctaaataaataaataaaaccaaaatttGGGTGCATAGAGCTTGAAAGtatttaaagatgtatgcttttcactctggaaaaagaacagttcaaagaaattattaaaagtCCAAAGTTACCATGACATTCAATGCATGTAAACTTCTGAGCACAACTATATCCTTtgcaaattaaaatatgaaaaaattgcataaaaactTGGAATGGTTCTtgcaaaaattgttttttttgcaatgtTTTTTGTTGAATAAAATATTGTTTGAGGCATTAGGTCATTGTAATCTTTGATTTGTGTGACATTAACTCAATGTAATAGTTTATATTACTGCAATTTTGCCCTAAATAAGGTGAAAATCATAGCCAGCAACTAGGAAAATGTACACAATGTTTACAAAGGTTGAATGTGTTATAATTACATACTATGGTTTTAGAAAATATAAGCTAATAGCATATCATGTGATTATGATGCATTTCACTCATAGCTTACCTGGTGTTCAAATGTCCAACAGGCATAATCTTAAATAGGTATTTACAGG is a genomic window containing:
- the spon2b gene encoding spondin-2b, which produces MDTTKMTISFSEALCHLIVLMLSLGQGIHSMPVPTDIPMCTASETAQYSLTFTGKWTQAAFPKQYPRYRPPAQWSNLIGVTHSSDYHMWQRNEFASNGVREFTEKGEAWTLVKEVETAGERIQSVYGILSAPAVVGGTGQMNTEFEVFARHSFLSFIVRIVPSPDWFVGVDSIDLCDGDHWKENVSVDLFPYDAGTDSGFTFSSPNFETIPQDKITQITSSFPSHPANSFFYPRLKHLPPMAKVTLTKIKKTNQIISLPMEPTQSNQLPTGNEIEDKLINTPLDCEVSVWSPWGLCKGKCGESGIQHRTRYIIMHPANNGAACPLLEEERKCFPDNCL
- the si:ch211-255i20.3 gene encoding transmembrane emp24 domain-containing protein 11, producing MGLQGTGFLLQCYLMLAAAMFFHLGEQEEKCIIEEIPEDTLVTGFFLLEPWDVKALSKLPQLGLTVTVKDSNSEIVLSKRYGKFGKFTFTAHTSGQHLLCFKTNSTSFSVFARERLKLHLDVQMGEFTVGHNTDRTKDSMEALENSLSHLTEQMIHITRQQEFQREKEEVFRQISENTNSKVLWWAAVQTSILLVVGFWQMKRLKDFFIEKKLV